In the genome of Fervidobacterium gondwanense DSM 13020, one region contains:
- the glyA gene encoding serine hydroxymethyltransferase yields the protein MWESVKRSDPEIYEVILKEWERQEYGLELIASENFVSPAVMEAMGSVLTNKYAEGYPKKRYYGGCEWVDVAETLARERAKKLFNAKYANVQPHSGSQANMGAYFALAEPGSVLMGMSLSHGGHLTHGASVNFSGQIYKVVQYGVNPQTEVIDYDEVRRLALEHRPKIIVAGGSAYSRIIDFKRFREIADEVGAYLVVDMAHFAGLVAAGLYPNPLEYAHVVTSTTHKTLRGPRGGLILTNDEEIYKAINKAIFPGIQGGPLMHVIAAKAVCFKEALTDEFKEYQKQIVANAKALAKALESRGLRIVSGGTDTHLMLVDLNPLNVTGKAAETALGYCHITVNKNTIPNETRSPFVASGIRLGTPALTTRGMKEEQMEEIAELIVTVLKNVKDEEGNVDEEVAKRVSDRVMELCKKFPLYQGKIAVE from the coding sequence ATGTGGGAAAGCGTTAAGAGGAGCGATCCAGAGATTTATGAGGTTATTTTAAAAGAATGGGAAAGGCAAGAATATGGGCTTGAGCTAATTGCCTCTGAGAATTTTGTGTCTCCAGCTGTCATGGAGGCTATGGGAAGTGTTTTGACAAACAAGTATGCGGAGGGTTATCCAAAGAAAAGATACTACGGTGGTTGTGAATGGGTTGATGTTGCAGAGACACTTGCAAGAGAACGCGCAAAGAAGCTTTTCAACGCCAAGTATGCTAACGTACAGCCACACTCCGGTTCTCAAGCGAATATGGGAGCATATTTTGCGCTTGCAGAACCTGGTTCTGTTTTGATGGGTATGTCTTTAAGTCACGGAGGACACCTTACACACGGTGCAAGTGTTAACTTTTCGGGACAGATATATAAAGTTGTCCAGTACGGAGTGAATCCTCAAACGGAAGTAATTGACTACGATGAAGTCAGGAGATTAGCATTAGAGCACAGACCAAAGATAATCGTAGCGGGTGGAAGTGCTTACTCAAGGATTATCGACTTCAAGAGGTTTAGAGAAATAGCAGATGAAGTTGGTGCTTACCTCGTTGTCGATATGGCACACTTTGCTGGTTTGGTGGCAGCGGGGTTATATCCAAATCCTCTTGAATACGCACATGTTGTGACAAGTACGACACATAAGACATTGAGAGGTCCGCGCGGTGGTTTGATTCTTACAAACGACGAAGAAATCTACAAGGCGATAAATAAAGCGATATTCCCCGGAATACAGGGCGGTCCGCTGATGCACGTTATCGCAGCTAAGGCTGTATGTTTCAAAGAAGCGTTGACTGATGAGTTTAAAGAATATCAAAAACAGATAGTAGCAAACGCAAAAGCTCTTGCAAAAGCCCTTGAAAGTAGGGGGTTGAGAATCGTTTCCGGCGGTACCGATACACACTTGATGCTCGTTGACCTTAACCCGCTCAACGTAACGGGTAAAGCTGCAGAAACAGCACTCGGATATTGCCATATAACAGTCAATAAGAACACGATTCCAAATGAAACAAGGTCACCATTTGTGGCGAGTGGAATAAGACTTGGAACACCGGCACTAACAACCAGGGGAATGAAGGAAGAGCAGATGGAAGAAATTGCCGAGCTCATCGTAACAGTGCTTAAGAACGTTAAGGACGAGGAAGGAAATGTAGACGAAGAAGTTGCGAAGAGAGTTTCCGACCGTGTCATGGAGCTCTGCAAGAAGTTCCCGCTTTATCAAGGCAAGATAGCTGTCGAATAA